CCGAGGCGCTCGGTGGTGCCTCGGGCACCCGTGAGCTCACCTACTCCGAGGTGACCTGCCGCATCGTCGGCGACACCGGTGTGATCCACGGCCGTTATCTGCTGTGTGAGGAGATCGCCGCCATCGGCCCGGTGGAGATGACCGGCAGGTTCACCGCCACCTTCAACCGTGGAGCCGACGGCTGGGAGTGCGTCCTCGCGCACTACGACGGTCCGATCACCGCTCCCCATGCCCACGAGATCGGTGACGACGCATGATCCTGTCCGACCGCACCATCCGCGAGTCCCTCGACGCCGGGCGTATCGAGATCGACCCGCTCGGCGACAACGCCGTGCAGCCCTCGTCGGTGGACCTGCGTCTCGACCGCTACTTCCGGGTCTTCCGCAACCACACGCTCGGCATGATCGACGTGAAGAAGAACCTCGAGGCGCTCACCGAACCCGTCGAGATCACCGAGGAAGAGGCGTTCATACTCCACCCCGGGGAGTTCGTGCTCGGCTCGACGCTCGAACGTGTCCGCCTGCCCGACGATCTCGTCGCCCGCCTCGAGGGGAAGTCCAGCCTGGGGCGGCTCGGCCTGCTGATCCATTCCACCGCGGGCTTCGTGGACGCCGGCTGGAACGGCCAGCTCACCCTCGAGTTGTCGAACGTCGCCAACCTGCCGATCACGCTGTACCCGACGATGAAGATCGGCCAGATCAGCTTCCTGCAGATGACCACCCCCGCCGACGTGCCCTACGGCGGGAAGTCGGTCGGCTCCAAGTACCAGGACCAGGTGGGTCCCGTACCGAGCCGTTACTGGGAGAACTTCGAGCGGTAGCGCCCCGGTGCGAGACCAGCGAGGGCCGGCGCCCGGCGCCTCATGAGATGAGGCGCAGTCCGGAGTGACGGGTGGAGCGCAACCTCCCGACCCGCTCGCCGAGACGGTGGCGGCCCCCCGACAGCCACCAGAGGGCCACGATCCCGGCGAGCTCCAGCATGTGCGTCGTCTCGTCCAGCACCGTCGAGCTTCCCGTCGCGGCATCCACCACCCCGGTCACGAGGAACGTGACGCCCAGCGCCGACATCATCGGCACGAGTCCGATGGAGCGTTCCGGGCGCAACGCGGCGTAGCCGAATCCGATGGCAAGGGCCATGCCGAACGCCCCGAGATGACGCCCCACGTGGGGGGTCGCGCCCGCCTCGTCACCGGACACGAGCAGTGGGACGTTGAGCAGCACCAGGGTGGCCGCGATCGAGCCGAGCGCAATCCGCACCCATTCGCCGCGCCCCGCGTCTGGAGCACCCGCTCGTCGCAGGACCGCGCTCGTGAGGTCGGGTATCTCGGCGACGGTGTTCATCACCGCTGCCCGGCGCAGAGCGTGGACCCGCTCCTCGAAATGGCGGCAGGTCGCGCACGAATCGAGGTGTTCGGTGAGGTGCAGGCCGTCGGCGGAGTCGACCTCCCCGTCGACCCTCGCGGAGATGAGCGCACGTGCGTCGGGACAGTCCATATGGGAAAGGTCGTTCGGCGGTGGCGCCCGGTTCCCGACCGGGCAGAATCGATGTCGTGGATCGTGTAACCGAGCTGGCGCTCGCGGCGCGCGACGGGAACCGTCACGCGCTCGAGGAGTTCGTCCGTGTGACGCAGCGTTCCGTGTGGCTGCTGTGCCGCCACCTCGGGGATCCCGACACGGTCGAGGACCTCGTCCAGGACACGTATCTGAGGGCGCTGCGGTCACTGCCGCGATTCCGCAACGACGGTCCGGCCCGGGCCTGGCTCCTGCGCATCGCGCGCAACACGTGCGCCGACGCCACCCGCAGCCGTATCCGTCGCCGCCGGCGGATGGCGGAGGGGGAGGCGCCGGACACGCCCGTCGTCTCCGGCTCGTGGGAGGTCGTCGAGGACCTCCTGCGAGGCATCTCGGCGGAACGGCGGGAGGCGTTCGTACTCACACAGTTCGTAGGCCTGTCCTACGCCGAAGCCGCTGCGGTCGCCGGTTGCGCCGTCGGGACCATTCGATCTCGAGTCTCGCGAGCGCGAGAGGACCTCCTGGCGCTTCTCGACGACGAGACCAGGGGAGCGACCGGCTCGTCCGGCTGAAGGTCCTTAGATCTCCGGGAACTCCTCCCGGCGTCCGGGCGACCTCTTCGTCGTGCGGCGACCGACGCCGTCGAAGGAGGAAGACCCCGATGCGACGATTTCTCGTGCCACTGGTGCTCGTGGCACTGCTTGCCGCGGCCTGTGGCGACGACGACTCGGAGACTTCGGCGGACCCGACCGCCACGCCGACGGCGACAGTCGCAACGAACGGGGACGGGTCACGGTCGGCGCTCGTGGTCACCGACGCCCGGTACCGCCGTGCCGGCGAGGGACTCGGCGCGGCGTACCTCGTCATCACGAACACCGGCGATGAGGCAGGCCGACTGTCCGCTGCTGCCTCGGGCGCAGCCGGGGAGGTCCAGTTGCACGAGACCGTCACCGATGACGACGGACTGATGGGGATGGTCGAAGTGCCCGAGGGATTCGAGATCCCGGGTGGCGGTGAGCTGATCCTCGAACCCGGAGGCAAGCACCTCATGTTGATCGATCTCGCAGCGGACGCAGGAGGTCAGATCACGATCGAGTTGGTGATCGACGGTGACACGATCGCTGTCCCGTTCGCCTTCAGCGAGGAGCTCTCCGCGATGCCGGGCCACGACGGTGGCCAGTCGATGGAGGGCGGGTCTATGGACGATGGATCCATGGAGGACGCGTCGATGGAGGACGGGCAGTGACGGAGCGGCCGGTCCGCAGCAGCCCCGAGACGATGGCGATCACCCCCACGACGCCGGCCGCCGCTATGACGGCCCGGTCCAGTCCCGGGGGTGCGTCCGATGGGATGATCGCTCTCGAGAGGGCCTCGCGGCGCGTCCAGCTCCACAGGGCGAGCTCTGTCCCGGCCAGCGCGACGAACACTGCACTGACGCTGGGCGTCATTCGACCCCCGATGGTGAGTGCCACCAGGGCCGCTGCGAGGGCCGTTGCGGGCAGGGCCCAGAGCAGCAGCGATGGACTGGTCTCGGGGGGCACTGAGCGCACGGCCCACACGCCGGCCACGAGAGCGGCTGATGCGGTCACCGCCACCGTGGTGACGGTGCCTCTCCGCCCACCACCCACCAGCACCGCCAAGGCCCCGAGGGCTAGGGCCGTTACTGCTCCCAGGACCGGAGGAACGATCGAAGGACCTGACAGAAGAGTCGAAATGACCGTCACGCCCACGGCCCGGCCGTCGACCGTGAGCGGGACGACCGCCTCGAGGATCGTGTCGCCCGGTTCCGCTCCGGGGGGGCGGGCCGGGTTCATCCAGTGCGTGCGGTGATCGTGCCACGCGTAGCGGCCGTCAGAGGCGACGCGGCGCCACTCCGGCGCAGCATCAGGGTCGGCAGCAGGTGGGAGCTCGCGGTCGCCGAAACGGTCCTCGTTCAGGTATATGCTCGGCGAACGCCGGTTCTCCTCGACGGTCCCGTCGGCGCCGAAACGCATGTAGGGCTCGCCTCGGTAGCCGACGACGACGACCTCGGCTCCCGTCAGGTTGGTGAGTTCGAGGAAGCTGTCACCGCCGATGAACCTCAGCTCCAGCCCCTCGACTGCCGGCTCGACCGAGACGATCTCCGAGCGGTAGTCGGTCGGCCCGGCCGGGTCCGCAGCTGCTGGCCCGCCGATCGCCACGAGCGCCGCGCCGGCGATGAGCACGGCCACGGCGAACCGGGACATCTCAGCTGACCGTGACGACGATCTCACCACTCGGATGAACCGTGCAGATCCCGATGAACTCCCCGGCCGAACGGAAGCGTTGACGGAGTACCTCGCCCGCCCCGACGAAGAACGGGCCGATCAGATGGCCGCGGTCGTCCTCGTTCACGATCTCGATGACGTCGCCGACCGACATGTCGAGCTCCGCAGGGAGGATCTCGAGTGGCTCGCCGCGGTCGAAGGCTTCACCGGCCCCTTCGGGGATCACGTAGGACAACGTCGCAGCGTCCTCGGCGGCGGACTCGACGCCGAACGTGTCGGCCCCGCCGCCGCTACAGCCGACGAGTGCCACCGCGGCGACCATCACGGTCGCGAACGCGGCGGGTAGGACACGCCGTGGCGGTCCGGCGAGCCCCGACCGCGGAGGTCCGCTGCCGAGGCGGTCAGGTGACGTCACCGAGGAGTGTCTCCATGTCGGTGGCGAGGTCTGCTCCCCGGGTGCCGAACGGCCAGGTCACGACCAGTCGGCCCTCGTCGTCGACGGCGTACAGCGACCCGGTGTGGAGCACCTCGACGGCGCCGTCGGCGGTTGTGGCGACCTGGTAGTCGGCCCCGAACCCGTCGGCCGCGGCACGCAGTGCCGCCTCGTCGGTGGTCCGCAGGGGATGCGCGTCGGGAATGAACGATCGTAGGTAGTCGGTGATGACGCGATCCGTGTCCCGATCCGGGTCGATGGTCGCCATTGCCACCTCGACCCGCTCGGCCAGCGACGCATCGAGCAGGGACAGGGCGTAGCGGATGTCTGCGAGCGTCGTGGGGCACACGTCGGGACACGACGTGTAGCCGAAGTAGACGAGTAGGAGCCCGTCCTCGTCCGCGCGGAACGGGAACGGCGCTGCTCGGGCGGTCACGTCGGGCAGGGAGAGTTCGCCGACGACGGGTGCCGGCGTCCGGACGAACCCGGTGAGTCCGCCGGTGTCGGCAGTGGTCGGCGAGTCGGCGGCGGAATCGGGTGGCGCGGCCCCGGTCGAGCGGGATTCCCCGCACGCGGCGACCGTTGTGAGGCCGAGAGCAACCACGGCCGGGGCGATGATCCGCAGCCCTCTCATCTCAGCTCCAGGATGTAGGCCACCACCGCGTCCACCTCCCCGTCGGTGAGCACGTTCTCAGGCATCCGGACCGCGTACCCCTCGACGATGTCCGCGCCGGGTTCGGTGATGGCCCGCCTCAGGTACGCCGGATCCGCCGCCGCCGTCGTGCCGTCCAACAGAGATACCTCTGACCCGGCAAGGCCGCGCCACGACGGGCCGACGCCGCCTTCGCCCGACTGGCCATGACACGACACACATCCCTGTGCCGCGGCGATCTGGCGTCCCTCCGCAGCGAGGGGACTGAGCGCGATGTCCTCGCCGGGGCCGCTTCCACAACCGAGGGCGACGGCGGCGAGGACGACGGCGAGGACGACGGCAGTACTGCGGAGGCGGGAGAGAGTCGGGCACCGGGAGGTCACTACGAAGTAGGTCGTCCCGCGCCGCTTCCCGGTTCCCGGCGCTGACGGTGCCGTTCGAGGCGGCGGGCCCCCGTCGCAACCAGGGGCCGGAAGTCGCCGTCGGTCATGACCACGCCGTCGACGCAGTGGGTCTCGATCGTGCCGCCGCCGAACTGTTCGTCGTAGAGGCGGCGGTAGGCCCCGCCGGCCTCGACGAGCTCGTCGTGTGAGCCGGACTCGACGATCCGGCCGTCGTCCACGACGTGGATGACGTCGGCCGCACGGATGGTGGACAGCCTGTGCGCCACGGCGAGAGTCGTGCGACCCTCGACCAGTTCGGCCAGCGCCGCCTGGATGCGCCTCTCAGAGGCCGTGTCCAGCGCGGAGGTCGCCTCGTCGAGCACGAGGATGCGTGGGTCGTGCAACAGGACGCGGGCGATGGCGATGCGTTGGCGTTCACCGCCCGAGAGTCGGAAGCCCCGCTCGCCGACGACGGTGTCGTAGCCGTCGTCGAACTCGACGATGCGGTCGTGAATCGCCGCGGCCCGCGCGGCCTTCTCCACGTCGGCGTCGGACGCGTCGGGTTGCGCGTAGGCGATGTTGGCCCGCAGCGTGTCGGCGAAGAGGTAGGACTCCTGGGTGACCACGCCGACGATGTCGGCCACCGACGCGAATGTGAGGTCCCGCAGGTCGACCCCGTCGATGGTGATGGCGCCGTCGGTCACGTCGTAGAGCCTCGGGACGAGGTTGAGGATCGTCGACTTGCCCGCGCCGGACGCACCGACGAACGCGACGAGTTCTCCCGGTCGGGCCTCGAAGTCGATCTCGTCGAGCGTCGGGACCGGCTCGCCCTCGCGGGTCTCGTAGTGGAACGACACGTTCTCGAAGGCCAGACGGCCGTGGACCTCGTCGCGCCGCAGCTCGGTGGCGCCGGGGCGCTCGACGACGTCGGGTTCGGTGTCGAGGTACTCGAAGACGCGTACGAACATCGCCTGCGAGGACTGGAGCTCGACGAAGGTCTCCAGCATCCGCGCCACGGGGAAGAACAGCCGGTTCTGAAGCGTGGTGACGGCGACGATCGTCCCCGCCGTCAGGTTCGTGCCGCCGTCGATGAGAAGCCCTGCGGCGAGATACACGGCCACCGGGGAGAGACCCAGGAACGCCTGGATGACCGTGAAGAACGCCTGGCCGATGACCTGTTGACGGGTGGCGACGTCGGCCACCTCGCGGTTGCGTGTCTCGAACCGGCGGATCTCACGGTCCGACCGGCCGAACAGCCGGGCGAGCGTGAACCCCGAGACCGACAACGTCTCGTTGGTCAGGACGTTCATCTCGGCGATCGCGGCCTGGGACCGTCCTGTCAGCTCGCGGCGTCGCCGCCCCACCCAGCGCGTGGCCACCACGAACACCGGCACGGTCGCGAGGGAGATGAGCGTCAGCTGCCACGAGAGGATCGTCAGTGCCGCGAGCGCTGCGAGGAAGGTGACGCCGTTGGACAGGATCGACGACATCGTCGTCGTCACCGCGGTCTGCACGCCCCCGACGTCGTTGGCTATCCGCGACTGGAGGTCACCGGTGCGCGACGTCGCATAGAACGACAGCGACAACGAGTGGAGGTGGGCGTACACGCGGTCACGCAGGTCACGCAGGACGTGTTGGCCGAGGACGTTGGTCACCCACGTCTGCCACACGCCCAGACCGGTCGACGCGATGGTGATCGCCACCATCGCCACGGTGAGGACCCACAGGAGGCCGATGTCGGGCCCGCCGGTGTCGGGGAACAGGGCGTCGTCGAACACGACGCGGATGAGCAGCGGATTGACGACGCCGAGCAGCGATGTCGTGAGGACCAGGCCGAGCACGAGTGCGACCTGCCCGCGGTGGACCGCGAACAGCCCGATGACGCGCTTCCAGCTGAATCCGCTCATCGGGCGACCCTACCCAGGGGTGCCCGATGAGGTGCCGTCGGAGGTGGTCCCGTCAGGGCGACGCGACCGGCCCGGGCTCAGTCCTCGTCGGTGTCGTCAGCGAGTTCGCGGGCCTGGATGACCCAGTTCCACTTCCGGATCCGCCCGGGCACGCCGAGGGTCTTCTCGAGTTCGATGACGGCGGCCTCGTCCATCGACGCGATCTGTTCGAACGACGTGATACCCGTACCGGCGAGGGCCTTGAGGACGATCGGGTCGGTGCCCTTGATGCGGCTCAGGTCGTCGTGGTGTACCGGCGCAGCAGCGGGGGCGGCCTCGGCTTCCTCGGGCGCACCGGCGGCCTCGCCGGCGGAGGTGTCCGGCTCGTCGCCGCCGAGGGACACGTCGGTCGGCGGCGACCCCTCATGGTCCGGCTCGTCCTGGCCGTTGGAGGGCGCGGGGACGGCGGTGTCGGGCAGTGGGGCGACGGGGTCGGGTTCGAGGGTTGCGACCGGTGACGCCTGGCGCATGCCGAAGCCGAGGGGCCCCTCCAGTTCGGCCTCGGGCCGCACCCGGCTGGCGGCCGGCACGAGACGTTCCTCGTCGGCGGCCTTCTCGCCCTCCTCGATCGCCTCGAGGAGGTGCATGGCGATGTCGGCGACCTTGACCTGGTCGTCCTCGACGCCCTCACCCTTCACGCCGTCGTCGATCATCACGTAGCAGAACGGGCAGGCCGTGGCGATGCGCGACGCACCGGTTGCGAGCAGTTCCTGGGAGCGTTCGACGTTGACCGCCTTGCCGACGTGCTCCTCCATCCACATGCGTGCGCCGCCGGCGCCGCAACACATCCCCTCGGTCCCGTTGCGGCCGGCTTCGACGATCTCGAGCCCACCGATGGAGCCGACGACCTTGCGGGGCGCGAGGTAGACGTCGTTGTGGCGACCCAGGTAGCACGAGTCGTGGTAGACGAGGCGCTCGTCGAGGCGGGCTTCGGTCATGTCCAGGCGCCCGTCGGCGACGAGCCCCTCGAGGAACTGGCTGTGGTGGACCACTTCGTAGTGGCCACCGAGCTGCGGGTACTCGTTGGCGAGGGTGTTGAAGCAGTGCGGGCACTGGGTGACGATCTTGCGGACGCCCATCGTGTTGAGCGTCTCGACGTTCTGCATCGCCAGCATCTGGAAGATGTACTCGTTACCGGAGCGTCGGGCGGGATCGCCGGTGCACATCTCGGCGGGGCCGAGGATGGCGAAGTCCACGCCGGCGCGCTGCATCAGCTTGGCCATGGCCGTGGAGACCTTGCGGTTCTTGTCGTCGAAGCTGCCGGCGCAGCCCACCCAGTAGAGGTACTCGGCGTCGAAGGGGTCGCCGCCGTCGAGGACGCGGATGCCCTCGAGGTCGCCGACCCAGTCCGCCCGTTCGCCCTGGGACATCCCCCACGGGTTCCCCGAGTTCTCCATCGAGCGGTAGGCGGCGCCCAACTCGGTGGGGAAGTCGCTCTCCATGAGCGAGAGGTAGCGGCGCATGTCGAGGATCTTGTCGAGGATCTCGATGTTGACCGGGCAGGCCTCGTCACATGCCTTGCACGACGTGCACGCCCACACCTCCTCGGAGGTGATCCGCTCGAACACGTTGTTCGCGCCGATCGTGATCTCCGGGTCGGTGCCGAGCGGCGGCGACGTCGGAGGGGTGCCGGTGGCGGCCATGACCTCGCCGGTCTTGAGGACGATCTCGCGGGGGTCGAGGGACTTGCCGGTGGCGTGTGCAGGACACACGGCGGTGCACCGGCCACACATCGTGCACGAGTCCGTGTCGAGCAGTTGCTTCCAGGTGAAGTCCTCGATGGCGACCGCGCCGAACGATTCGAGTTCGGTCTCCATCAGGTTGCCCATAGGCCGCATCGCACCCTTGGGGCGCTCACGGTCCCGCAGATACATGTTCAGGGGCGAGGTGAACATGTGCCGCAGCATGGTGACGGGCAGGATCAACAGGAAGACGATGAACGAGACGACGTGGGCGATCCACCAGGCCTGGTGCCAACCAGCCAGGTTGTCGAGGCCGTCGACGGTGGTGGCGAGCGGGTAGCCGATGACCGACCACTTCTCGAAGTCCGGCGTGCCGTTCTCGGCGATGCGGAAGACCTCGGCACCGAAGCCGGTGACGCCGATCAGAAGGAACGTGCCGAGGATGACGGCGTGTTCGGGCTTGGACTTGATGCGGATGCGGTACGGCCGCATGGGGCGGGGTCCGTAGCGCCGGCCGATCGCCCAGAGCACACCGATCAGGAAGATCGCCCCGGCGATGTCGCCGACAGCGGAGTAGCCCTGGTACACGCGACCGTGGAGGAACTTGGCTGAGTCGGGTAGCTGGTGGTCGATCTCGAGGGTCGTCGTCACGGCGAGC
This region of Acidimicrobiales bacterium genomic DNA includes:
- a CDS encoding DUF4440 domain-containing protein codes for the protein MGEPTPEERSLCELWEADAAIGVGAPTAGLGHFAADVCALWVDGRRLEGVDEIRREAEALGGASGTRELTYSEVTCRIVGDTGVIHGRYLLCEEIAAIGPVEMTGRFTATFNRGADGWECVLAHYDGPITAPHAHEIGDDA
- the dcd gene encoding dCTP deaminase yields the protein MILSDRTIRESLDAGRIEIDPLGDNAVQPSSVDLRLDRYFRVFRNHTLGMIDVKKNLEALTEPVEITEEEAFILHPGEFVLGSTLERVRLPDDLVARLEGKSSLGRLGLLIHSTAGFVDAGWNGQLTLELSNVANLPITLYPTMKIGQISFLQMTTPADVPYGGKSVGSKYQDQVGPVPSRYWENFER
- a CDS encoding zf-HC2 domain-containing protein, whose product is MDCPDARALISARVDGEVDSADGLHLTEHLDSCATCRHFEERVHALRRAAVMNTVAEIPDLTSAVLRRAGAPDAGRGEWVRIALGSIAATLVLLNVPLLVSGDEAGATPHVGRHLGAFGMALAIGFGYAALRPERSIGLVPMMSALGVTFLVTGVVDAATGSSTVLDETTHMLELAGIVALWWLSGGRHRLGERVGRLRSTRHSGLRLIS
- a CDS encoding sigma-70 family RNA polymerase sigma factor yields the protein MDRVTELALAARDGNRHALEEFVRVTQRSVWLLCRHLGDPDTVEDLVQDTYLRALRSLPRFRNDGPARAWLLRIARNTCADATRSRIRRRRRMAEGEAPDTPVVSGSWEVVEDLLRGISAERREAFVLTQFVGLSYAEAAAVAGCAVGTIRSRVSRAREDLLALLDDETRGATGSSG
- a CDS encoding copper chaperone PCu(A)C, translated to MRRFLVPLVLVALLAAACGDDDSETSADPTATPTATVATNGDGSRSALVVTDARYRRAGEGLGAAYLVITNTGDEAGRLSAAASGAAGEVQLHETVTDDDGLMGMVEVPEGFEIPGGGELILEPGGKHLMLIDLAADAGGQITIELVIDGDTIAVPFAFSEELSAMPGHDGGQSMEGGSMDDGSMEDASMEDGQ
- a CDS encoding SCO family protein translates to MRGLRIIAPAVVALGLTTVAACGESRSTGAAPPDSAADSPTTADTGGLTGFVRTPAPVVGELSLPDVTARAAPFPFRADEDGLLLVYFGYTSCPDVCPTTLADIRYALSLLDASLAERVEVAMATIDPDRDTDRVITDYLRSFIPDAHPLRTTDEAALRAAADGFGADYQVATTADGAVEVLHTGSLYAVDDEGRLVVTWPFGTRGADLATDMETLLGDVT
- a CDS encoding cytochrome c; the protein is MTSRCPTLSRLRSTAVVLAVVLAAVALGCGSGPGEDIALSPLAAEGRQIAAAQGCVSCHGQSGEGGVGPSWRGLAGSEVSLLDGTTAAADPAYLRRAITEPGADIVEGYAVRMPENVLTDGEVDAVVAYILELR
- a CDS encoding ABC transporter ATP-binding protein; the encoded protein is MSGFSWKRVIGLFAVHRGQVALVLGLVLTTSLLGVVNPLLIRVVFDDALFPDTGGPDIGLLWVLTVAMVAITIASTGLGVWQTWVTNVLGQHVLRDLRDRVYAHLHSLSLSFYATSRTGDLQSRIANDVGGVQTAVTTTMSSILSNGVTFLAALAALTILSWQLTLISLATVPVFVVATRWVGRRRRELTGRSQAAIAEMNVLTNETLSVSGFTLARLFGRSDREIRRFETRNREVADVATRQQVIGQAFFTVIQAFLGLSPVAVYLAAGLLIDGGTNLTAGTIVAVTTLQNRLFFPVARMLETFVELQSSQAMFVRVFEYLDTEPDVVERPGATELRRDEVHGRLAFENVSFHYETREGEPVPTLDEIDFEARPGELVAFVGASGAGKSTILNLVPRLYDVTDGAITIDGVDLRDLTFASVADIVGVVTQESYLFADTLRANIAYAQPDASDADVEKAARAAAIHDRIVEFDDGYDTVVGERGFRLSGGERQRIAIARVLLHDPRILVLDEATSALDTASERRIQAALAELVEGRTTLAVAHRLSTIRAADVIHVVDDGRIVESGSHDELVEAGGAYRRLYDEQFGGGTIETHCVDGVVMTDGDFRPLVATGARRLERHRQRREPGSGAGRPTS
- a CDS encoding heterodisulfide reductase-related iron-sulfur binding cluster — encoded protein: MTTENSGRAVKPRHVVIAFGVAVAAFTAASGIVSTALGFESDSDITRKVFGNIPSPLKAAFYTVIPVLIVVGAVLFANRVANWERGAPDNRSTTPRNVKRRLADFRAGVYMQTLMREPVAGIMHSMIYFGFLVLLAVTTTLEIDHQLPDSAKFLHGRVYQGYSAVGDIAGAIFLIGVLWAIGRRYGPRPMRPYRIRIKSKPEHAVILGTFLLIGVTGFGAEVFRIAENGTPDFEKWSVIGYPLATTVDGLDNLAGWHQAWWIAHVVSFIVFLLILPVTMLRHMFTSPLNMYLRDRERPKGAMRPMGNLMETELESFGAVAIEDFTWKQLLDTDSCTMCGRCTAVCPAHATGKSLDPREIVLKTGEVMAATGTPPTSPPLGTDPEITIGANNVFERITSEEVWACTSCKACDEACPVNIEILDKILDMRRYLSLMESDFPTELGAAYRSMENSGNPWGMSQGERADWVGDLEGIRVLDGGDPFDAEYLYWVGCAGSFDDKNRKVSTAMAKLMQRAGVDFAILGPAEMCTGDPARRSGNEYIFQMLAMQNVETLNTMGVRKIVTQCPHCFNTLANEYPQLGGHYEVVHHSQFLEGLVADGRLDMTEARLDERLVYHDSCYLGRHNDVYLAPRKVVGSIGGLEIVEAGRNGTEGMCCGAGGARMWMEEHVGKAVNVERSQELLATGASRIATACPFCYVMIDDGVKGEGVEDDQVKVADIAMHLLEAIEEGEKAADEERLVPAASRVRPEAELEGPLGFGMRQASPVATLEPDPVAPLPDTAVPAPSNGQDEPDHEGSPPTDVSLGGDEPDTSAGEAAGAPEEAEAAPAAAPVHHDDLSRIKGTDPIVLKALAGTGITSFEQIASMDEAAVIELEKTLGVPGRIRKWNWVIQARELADDTDED